A stretch of DNA from Triticum dicoccoides isolate Atlit2015 ecotype Zavitan chromosome 2A, WEW_v2.0, whole genome shotgun sequence:
TCATTAACAGGCCACGTCTCTTAATCAATCCCAGAAGCAATCATCAGCACACACTCCACTCCAAGCCACCAGAAGGCGCGCATGATTAAAGACGTCGCGCACGCAGACGCAGGATAGATAAACATGATTGCATGACAGACAAAGGCAAGCCATATACCACTGACAAATATAGACAGGCCATAATATACACTGACAAGGATAGCCAGCAGGATAAGCTAGCAGCACTCCAGCAAACACGCATGCATCACaccataaataaataaattaacgTTCCAAATTGCAGCAATTCTCACTCACAGCGGTTTTACATTACAGGTTCATCATCCATCCAACACCAACACTAATAACAGTAGTAACTAATGTAATTCGACAACAGTAACGGTGACAAGGAGTAATAATTGAAGAGTGAAAACATGGTGGTCTTTCTCTCACTCACATGCATGCACAGAGAGGACACTGGAACGAGAAGGCCGGATGGACACGAGGAGCAGTACTGCCAACACGCTAGCTAGCGCGGTGGGTGACCGTTGCATTAAATTATTGGCCGGCCGGGCGGGCGGCTCAGTTGCTCCGGCTGCTCCGGAAGGAGCCGAGCGCCTTGATGGCCGCCGCCCGGAGGATGTACTGGTGgtacgccgccgccgccagcgctcCCACGAACGGGCCGACCCAGAAGATCCACTGCATGTCATGTCATGCATATACGAGGTTAGCTTCTTGCTTGCAAGAGGAAGAGGTAGAAGAAGAAAACAGATGGAgacggaagagagagagagagagagagagagagagagagagagagagagagagaggaagaagcttAATTACGTGGTTGTCCCATGCGGCCTTCTTGTTGTAGATGACGGCGGCGCCGAGGCTCCTGGCGGGGTTGATGCCGGTGCCGGTGATGGGGATGGTGGCGAGGTGCACCATGAAGACGGCGAAGCCGATGGGGAGCGGGGCGAGCACGGGGACGTGGGAGTCGCGGGCGCTGCGCTTGGGGTCGGTGGCGGAGAAGACGGTGTAGACGAGCACGAAGGTGCCGACGATCTCCGCCCCGAGGGCTGTGCCGCGGGAGAACCCTGAGGCGACCATGTTGGCGCCGCCGCCGTTGGCCTGGTACGCGTCCCTCATGATGCCCTTGACGATGCCGGCGCCCACGATGCCGCCCGCGCACTGCGCCACGATGTACATCACGGCGCGCAGCAGCGACACCTTGCGCGCCAGCAGCAGCCCGAACGTCACCGCGGGGTTGATGTGGCCCCCCGAGATGCCGGCGGTGCAGTAGACGAGGACGAAGATCATGCCGCCGAAGGCCCAGGCGATGCCGAGCACGCCGACGCCGCCGCACGGGTCGGCCGCGGACTGCACCTTGTAGCCGATGACGGTGGCGACGGTGATGTAGAGGAAGAGCAGCGTGGCGACGAACTCGGCGATGAGCGCCCGGTAGAAGGACCACATCCGGAGCTCCCCCATCTCGAagagcggcgccggcggcgggtcgGAGTAGTCCTTGTGCGCCGGCGCGGCGTGCTCCGGCTCCTCGCTCACCTCCTTGGCCATGGCTGCTGCGGAGTGCGGacgctctcctctctctctctctcttctctgatggatggatggatggatgggggtGGTGGAGTGTGATGAGTGAGTGTAAGGACAGGACAGGACAGGGCCGGTTTTATTGAGCGAGCTGCGGTGCGGCGCTGTCTTCAATGGCAAAAGTGCAAGAAAAATGTAATGTGGTGCTGGTTGTTGTGCATCGGTGTGGAGACAGCCGTGCTTGCTTCCGGTTCGAGCTGTCCCGTTTCTGTTGCTTAACTTGTCCACTATAGAATGAGTAGATGGATGGATAATGGGAGTCACGGATAACCTAGTTTTATTGCGAACTGACTTAGTGATTGCAACACAAATTAAGTGTTCGAGAATATGCTTTGGTCAGGGACATGAGATGAGATGACATGAGAAGATGGCGCTGGCTTTGCGGTTGTGGGAGGGTGGATGAATGAATCATTAGGGTTTTAGTTGGGGTCGGGCATATCATTGGGGTTTCCAGCCTTACAATCGAAGTATAGCGGTTGTCATTATCACCAAATGCTTACACTTTAATATCCCGCCTCTCACTCTATCAATCAAGGGTCACAAACAAGTCCCGATGAAATTATAAATATTTATTGTTAACAATATGTTTTACGAGTAACTTACGTAGAACAGAATTATGACGTCGCATGGACATTTTCATGAATGAAATTATTGCACGCCCATCTCGGCCACCTTTCTTCCCAAGGGTGCAGCGTAACGCAAGCAATGATTCTGCTGCCACTCCCACCTCACCTCACTCACCTCCCTATGGCTATCCCGGCTAGGATCACGGATGAGATTCCTTCTTCCGGTAGGTAGGTACCGGTAACATCATCACACACAGGAGCGACACACCGTGGACCAGGCGTACAGCCAGGCCATGTGAGCCAGCCAGCCGGCCAACGACGGGAGTCGGAGTCGGAGCCGCAGCGGGCGGATATGACGCCAACTTCACCGCGCGACCCTATTCTATCCgtccccgtccgtttggggtaaatgaACAAATGAGACGGAccagcgcgcgggcgcaaacggacAAATGTTCGGAttctgtccgctttcgacccatccccggcccgaACTTGTGTTCGGTTTGGGGTGAAACAGACGCACGCGGACGGCCtcgacgcacgcccttgtcccccccgtggcccgcctgtcggggacactagcagtccctccgctcccaacgcttcaccctctctccccgccccgccccgccgccggcgccgccgctattctcccgccgcctcctcaccgcgcagcccccccgccgtccataccaaaccacgtctcgacatggccgccaccacgcccgcgcttccACCGTAGTTTTGGTCGTCGATCGGAAgaggtttggccgtcgccgtccttgccggtggcagaggggacacgactgccggcgacgtaccacggcggccgaggcagattccgatgagagctccagagcggcctgtagccggccggcaaccaccctgctgcgtcgaggtgatcatcgcggcctcttcgccaccacgaccgcaaggtgttcgaccttttgccaacaaaggtatgtacagtggagacgagtttttcttccatcacttcctttattcatcggacgattcgtcgtcggatgatgacgatcttgtggtggctgcactggtcattcacgaccatattcaacggcagcttcctcggtatagggggtcactccctggccgtactcccaacctgaaccgcaacagggagagaggccacgccctgctctatgcagattactttgccaacaccccgctcttcaggccggataaatttcgtcgccgttttcgtatggcaaggcatgtgttcaatcgtatccgagagggagtggttgctcatgacccatacttcgagtgcaagacggatgcccctggcaagcttggattctcctcctaccagaaatgcaccgcggccatccgcatgcttgcatatggaattccagaCGATTTGGTGGATGAGTATGTGCATATGAGTGAGagaacatgtctgatgtcaatgtacaagttttgccaggctgCGATCGAGGtctttggcccagagtacttgaggcagtcaactgccgctgatacagagagactgttggcgaccaacgcagctagaggctttccagatatgcttggcagcataggttgtatgcactgggagtggaagaactatccatttgcttggcagggccagtacaaggggcatgttaacgggtgcactgtcatattagaaacggtggcatcacaagatctttggatatgtcattctttcttcggcatggcatgttctcacaatgatatcaacgtgctgcagcgttctccagtcttcgcgaggcttgcggacggccactccccacctgtcaactttgagatcaacggccaccattacaacaagggatactgtctagcagatggtatatatcctcagtggtcaacttttgtgaagacaatctcgaaaccccaaggtgagaagagaaagagatttgcccaaatgcaagagagtgttagaaaggatgcggaacgtgcttttggtgtgcttcaatcccggtggggtatcgttcgTAACCCTAcactgtcatgggatgaagggaagctttgggaggtgatgactgcttgtgtgatcatgcacaacatgatcgtcgaggacgagcgtgatgagagtatcttcgaccaaggatttgattatcaaggtgaaaatattcagcccctgcacca
This window harbors:
- the LOC119353002 gene encoding probable aquaporin PIP2-6 — protein: MAKEVSEEPEHAAPAHKDYSDPPPAPLFEMGELRMWSFYRALIAEFVATLLFLYITVATVIGYKVQSAADPCGGVGVLGIAWAFGGMIFVLVYCTAGISGGHINPAVTFGLLLARKVSLLRAVMYIVAQCAGGIVGAGIVKGIMRDAYQANGGGANMVASGFSRGTALGAEIVGTFVLVYTVFSATDPKRSARDSHVPVLAPLPIGFAVFMVHLATIPITGTGINPARSLGAAVIYNKKAAWDNHWIFWVGPFVGALAAAAYHQYILRAAAIKALGSFRSSRSN